A window of the Chloroflexus sp. Y-396-1 genome harbors these coding sequences:
- a CDS encoding ABC transporter ATP-binding protein yields MTDGRRRQAHLSLSKEKTLLRVPLQLTLPPLNIGSAGWSRLFTYLRPYRGWMVAAMIAMIIGSGLGLVVPLAIGQVVNLITGDQALPILQLAQILGLVVLGQLVTGVIQTYCLSFVGEQVVGDLRIAAYEHLQTLDLAFFEQRRTGEITSRITNDVTLIQSTVTTSLATLLQGVIQLLGAVILMVVVSWQLSGLALLLVPTLVLIAIWFGRRLRLVSTMVQDRLADATSILEETVAGIRVVRSFGREAYEVARFRAAIEATVATALKRARIRAIFQPVMSLAVWVTLIGILAIGGYLVMTGALTPGDLVSFLFYAATAAGSMGAFAGLFGQVQEALGAVARVFELLDQQPRVADAPDAIPLPPVQGRVEFQGVSFAYRSQDTNNGASAPLVLRNLSLTIEAGEMLALVGPSGAGKSTIASLIPRFYDVTAGCVRIDGYDVRRVQIHTLREQIGIVPQETQLFSGSIRDNIRYGRLDASDADIEAAARMANAHDFICQLPEGYDTLVGERGVRLSGGQRQRIAIARAILKNPRILILDEATSSLDSESERLVQEALERLMAGRTSIVIAHRLSTVQRADRIAVIVAGELVEIGTHQELLARDGVYARLYELQFRQPTPTMVVGEYEGDIRWEKRSL; encoded by the coding sequence ATGACAGATGGTCGACGAAGACAGGCACACCTGTCTTTGTCTAAGGAGAAGACTTTGTTGCGAGTACCGTTGCAATTGACGCTGCCTCCCCTGAATATAGGTAGTGCTGGTTGGTCACGGCTTTTCACCTATCTCCGTCCATACCGTGGCTGGATGGTGGCAGCAATGATCGCAATGATTATCGGCTCCGGTTTAGGGTTGGTAGTTCCATTGGCTATAGGACAGGTAGTAAATCTGATAACCGGTGATCAGGCGCTACCCATTCTGCAGCTTGCTCAGATTCTGGGTCTGGTTGTATTAGGACAGCTCGTTACCGGTGTGATTCAGACCTATTGTCTGAGCTTTGTGGGAGAGCAAGTGGTTGGAGATCTGCGAATTGCTGCTTACGAGCATTTACAGACCCTCGATCTGGCCTTCTTTGAGCAGCGACGAACAGGTGAGATCACGTCACGGATAACCAATGATGTGACACTTATCCAATCAACGGTAACAACGAGCCTGGCAACCTTACTCCAGGGTGTCATTCAGTTGCTCGGTGCAGTGATCTTGATGGTTGTGGTTTCGTGGCAACTCAGCGGATTGGCGTTGCTCCTGGTACCAACGCTGGTTTTAATCGCGATCTGGTTCGGACGTCGGCTTCGTCTTGTCTCAACGATGGTGCAAGATCGATTGGCTGATGCAACCAGTATCCTGGAGGAGACGGTTGCTGGAATACGGGTAGTACGTTCGTTCGGACGTGAAGCCTACGAGGTTGCCCGTTTTCGGGCAGCCATTGAAGCAACGGTGGCCACAGCTCTGAAGCGTGCCCGTATTCGGGCCATTTTTCAGCCGGTTATGTCGCTGGCTGTATGGGTGACGTTGATCGGCATTCTGGCAATCGGCGGCTATCTGGTGATGACCGGCGCTCTGACGCCTGGCGATCTCGTATCTTTTCTGTTCTACGCCGCAACAGCCGCCGGATCGATGGGGGCATTTGCCGGTCTGTTTGGTCAGGTACAGGAAGCACTCGGCGCAGTGGCGCGCGTGTTTGAGTTGCTCGATCAGCAACCACGAGTAGCTGATGCGCCCGATGCTATTCCGCTCCCCCCTGTGCAGGGTCGGGTTGAGTTTCAAGGTGTGTCATTTGCGTATCGGTCTCAAGACACGAATAATGGGGCATCAGCGCCACTGGTTCTACGGAACCTATCTCTGACCATTGAAGCAGGTGAGATGTTGGCGCTGGTTGGGCCTAGCGGTGCCGGTAAGAGCACGATCGCCAGTCTGATCCCACGTTTTTACGATGTGACTGCCGGTTGCGTGCGAATCGACGGTTATGATGTGCGACGAGTGCAGATCCATACGCTACGTGAACAGATCGGAATTGTGCCCCAGGAGACACAGCTTTTTAGTGGAAGTATTCGTGACAATATTCGCTATGGTCGGCTTGATGCCAGCGATGCTGACATTGAAGCCGCCGCCCGTATGGCGAATGCCCACGATTTTATCTGTCAGTTGCCAGAGGGGTACGATACACTGGTCGGTGAACGTGGTGTCCGCCTGAGTGGTGGTCAGCGGCAGCGGATCGCCATTGCACGTGCGATCTTAAAAAATCCACGGATTTTGATCCTAGATGAAGCAACCAGTTCGCTCGATAGTGAGAGTGAACGGTTGGTACAAGAGGCGTTGGAACGTCTAATGGCCGGTCGCACCAGCATCGTTATTGCCCATCGGCTGAGCACGGTGCAACGTGCCGATCGGATTGCGGTGATAGTAGCTGGTGAACTGGTTGAGATTGGAACGCATCAGGAATTGCTGGCTCGCGATGGCGTATACGCTCGCCTGTACGAACTGCAATTCCGGCAGCCAACACCGACAATGGTTGTCGGTGAGTATGAAGGTGATATACGATGGGAAAAACGTTCACTCTGA
- a CDS encoding MarR family winged helix-turn-helix transcriptional regulator — translation MTELKLGDETNNPSTLDAIEQMILRISWLAQRQFIQLLDDERFNLTLTQFYTLLHLAQTNGECKMSDLAEATQQSAAALTGVVDRLLDKQLVERTRHERDRRQVMVQVTPRGLALIAEIRQARREQIHAALGHLPAADAERLLELLEGVLIGMSRILERNETSRLA, via the coding sequence ATGACCGAATTAAAGCTGGGCGATGAAACTAATAACCCCTCGACGCTCGACGCTATCGAGCAGATGATCTTGCGCATCAGTTGGCTGGCGCAGCGTCAGTTCATCCAGCTTCTCGACGATGAACGGTTTAATCTGACGCTGACTCAGTTTTACACCCTGTTACACCTGGCCCAGACCAACGGTGAATGCAAGATGTCGGATCTTGCCGAAGCGACTCAGCAGTCGGCAGCCGCACTTACCGGTGTCGTTGATCGTCTGCTCGACAAGCAATTGGTCGAGCGTACACGCCACGAGCGGGATCGCCGACAAGTAATGGTACAGGTAACTCCGCGGGGGTTAGCGCTGATTGCCGAGATTCGTCAGGCACGGCGTGAACAAATTCACGCTGCTCTCGGTCATCTTCCGGCAGCCGATGCAGAACGATTATTGGAACTGCTTGAAGGTGTGTTGATCGGCATGTCACGCATCCTCGAACGGAATGAAACGAGCCGACTGGCGTAA
- a CDS encoding carbon monoxide dehydrogenase subunit G — MKIAGNYTFAARREEVWAALNDPEVLARTIPGCQRLEQVGENEYESTLKIGLQAVRGVYSGRVKIDNLRPPEYYEIHVDGKGNNGFLKGSGSIQLREENGHTILDYGGEAHVGGTIASVGQRLLDGAAKTLISQSLKALAAQIEARRSGGVTSDTPIVSAEPSPVAEPATTTPEPVSPPTPSAAEPTATSPEPTPRSSPHVAETLSSATTESASFRRTIHVPAGEGLSEIDVALGVVEDFLKERPWVPWVIIAFLLGYLLGQRR, encoded by the coding sequence GTGAAGATCGCCGGTAACTACACTTTTGCCGCCAGACGTGAAGAAGTGTGGGCTGCATTAAATGATCCAGAGGTGTTAGCCCGCACGATTCCCGGCTGTCAACGTCTTGAGCAAGTTGGCGAAAACGAATATGAGAGCACATTGAAGATCGGCTTACAAGCGGTTCGTGGGGTATATAGCGGGCGGGTCAAGATTGACAATCTGCGTCCACCTGAGTACTACGAAATACACGTTGACGGTAAAGGTAACAACGGTTTTCTTAAGGGTTCGGGGAGTATTCAGCTTCGCGAAGAGAATGGGCATACCATTCTTGATTATGGTGGTGAAGCCCATGTTGGTGGCACGATTGCCAGTGTCGGTCAACGTTTGCTCGACGGTGCAGCCAAGACGCTTATCTCACAAAGTCTCAAAGCCTTAGCTGCTCAGATTGAAGCCCGGCGCAGTGGCGGAGTAACATCTGATACACCCATAGTTTCGGCTGAACCTTCACCGGTTGCTGAACCAGCTACGACAACGCCTGAACCTGTTTCGCCACCAACTCCATCTGCTGCCGAACCGACAGCGACATCGCCCGAACCGACGCCACGTTCGTCGCCACATGTTGCCGAAACGCTTTCATCGGCGACTACCGAATCAGCTTCGTTCCGTCGCACAATTCACGTTCCGGCAGGAGAAGGTTTGAGCGAGATTGATGTGGCTCTGGGTGTCGTCGAAGACTTCTTGAAAGAGCGTCCATGGGTGCCGTGGGTCATTATTGCTTTCTTACTTGGCTATTTACTCGGTCAGCGACGCTAA
- a CDS encoding (2Fe-2S)-binding protein: MTTITVTVNGVRHTSEVEPRLLLVHYLREHLNLTGTHIGCDTSQCGACVVHVNGVSVKSCTMLAVQCDGAEITTIEGLAQDGKLHPLQEGFWEKHGLQCGFCTPGMIMAAADLLKRNPNPTEEEIRHGLEGNLCRCTGYENIVRAVRYAAEKMAAMQAAD; the protein is encoded by the coding sequence GTGACAACGATTACGGTCACGGTCAACGGTGTTCGCCATACCAGCGAGGTAGAACCTCGTTTGCTGCTGGTACACTATCTGCGCGAACATCTGAATCTGACGGGAACTCACATCGGGTGTGATACCAGCCAGTGTGGTGCATGTGTCGTGCATGTCAACGGGGTCAGCGTGAAATCGTGTACGATGCTGGCGGTACAGTGTGACGGTGCCGAAATTACTACGATTGAAGGCCTGGCTCAAGATGGCAAGCTCCATCCGCTACAAGAAGGTTTCTGGGAGAAGCATGGTCTTCAATGCGGCTTTTGCACGCCTGGGATGATCATGGCTGCTGCCGATCTGCTCAAACGCAACCCCAATCCTACCGAAGAAGAAATCCGCCACGGTCTCGAAGGGAACCTCTGTCGCTGTACCGGCTACGAGAATATCGTCCGAGCGGTTCGCTACGCTGCCGAAAAGATGGCAGCAATGCAAGCTGCTGATTAA
- a CDS encoding xanthine dehydrogenase family protein molybdopterin-binding subunit has product MTATEMKERLIGRALKRREDPKLITGHGNYLDDIKLPGMLHIALVRSPYAHAKIVSIDASKALAMPGVVAVFTGKDMLDINPMPAAWQAAGVKNYPVPPRALAVDKVALVGDPVAMVVAEDRYIARDAADAVEVEYEPLPAVVDARKAVEPGAPQIHEAAPNNIVFEWECGNKAAADAAIASAEVVVKEEIINQRLIPTPMETRGSIARYDATTGEWTVWMTSQAPHVHRLLLTAFVFGVPETKLRCIAPNVGGGFGQKIFCYNDMAFTMWAARKLGRPVKFVEDRSENYKYSTHGRDHITEAELAGTRDGKITGLRVKTWANIGAYFSTVAAGIPTTLYGRIITGVYKIPAAYVHVTGAYTNTAMVDAYRGAGRPEASYLIERMVDRFAAEIGMDPAEVRRKNFIQPEDFPYDNGLGLLPYDSGNYELALNKALEIAGYAEFRKQQAELRKQGRYLGIGISSYVEICGIAPSAWMGGQGWGAGLWESANVRVHLTGKVVVTTGSLPHGQGLETTFAQIVADELGVPYEDVEIQWGDTQGTPFGYGTYGSRSLAVGGVAIKRSVDKIKEKARKLAAHLLEANEADIVFENGRAYVKGSPDKAKTIGELAAAAAVAYNLPPGMEPFLDETSYYDPPNCTFPFGTHVSIVEVDPETGHVKLLRYIAVDDCGNQINPMIVEGQIHGGIAQGLAQALYESAVYNEDGQLLTGTLMDYAVPTAAMVPHIETDHTVTPSPVNPLGVKGAGEAGTIASAQCVMNAIIDALAPFGVKHLQMPATPERIWKAIHGSK; this is encoded by the coding sequence ATGACCGCTACCGAAATGAAGGAGCGACTAATTGGGCGGGCGCTGAAGCGTCGGGAAGATCCGAAGCTAATTACCGGACACGGCAACTATCTCGACGACATCAAGTTGCCGGGTATGTTGCACATCGCGCTGGTGCGTAGCCCATACGCGCATGCGAAGATTGTCTCTATCGATGCCAGTAAAGCTCTGGCTATGCCGGGTGTTGTGGCTGTCTTTACCGGCAAGGATATGCTCGACATTAATCCAATGCCGGCGGCCTGGCAGGCAGCAGGGGTCAAGAATTACCCTGTTCCCCCACGGGCCCTAGCGGTTGACAAAGTAGCGCTGGTGGGTGACCCGGTAGCTATGGTGGTAGCCGAGGATCGGTACATCGCTCGTGATGCAGCCGATGCGGTTGAGGTTGAGTACGAACCTTTGCCAGCAGTTGTCGATGCTCGCAAGGCGGTCGAACCCGGCGCACCTCAGATCCACGAGGCAGCACCTAACAATATTGTGTTTGAATGGGAGTGTGGTAACAAGGCAGCCGCTGATGCGGCAATTGCGAGCGCTGAGGTTGTGGTCAAGGAAGAGATCATCAATCAGCGGCTAATACCTACCCCGATGGAGACGCGCGGTTCGATTGCGCGTTACGACGCTACAACCGGCGAATGGACCGTCTGGATGACCTCACAAGCGCCGCACGTGCATCGCCTCCTGCTTACGGCGTTTGTCTTTGGGGTACCTGAAACCAAGCTGCGCTGCATCGCCCCTAATGTAGGTGGTGGTTTCGGGCAGAAAATCTTCTGCTACAACGATATGGCCTTCACGATGTGGGCTGCACGCAAGCTGGGTCGTCCGGTGAAGTTTGTAGAAGATCGCTCCGAAAATTACAAGTATTCGACCCACGGACGCGACCACATTACCGAGGCTGAACTGGCCGGTACCCGTGACGGTAAGATCACCGGTTTACGGGTGAAGACGTGGGCGAATATTGGTGCCTACTTCTCAACCGTTGCCGCTGGTATTCCGACAACGCTGTATGGCCGGATCATCACCGGTGTGTACAAGATACCGGCTGCATATGTGCACGTCACGGGTGCCTATACCAACACGGCGATGGTCGATGCCTACCGTGGCGCCGGTCGTCCAGAGGCGAGCTATCTAATCGAACGGATGGTTGATCGGTTTGCCGCCGAAATTGGCATGGATCCGGCTGAGGTTCGGCGCAAGAACTTTATCCAGCCAGAGGATTTCCCCTACGATAATGGGCTTGGTCTGTTACCCTACGACAGTGGGAACTACGAACTGGCCCTGAATAAGGCGCTCGAAATTGCCGGTTATGCCGAGTTTCGCAAGCAACAGGCAGAATTGCGCAAGCAGGGTCGCTATCTCGGTATCGGGATCTCTTCGTATGTTGAGATCTGCGGTATCGCACCAAGTGCCTGGATGGGTGGTCAGGGCTGGGGAGCTGGCCTCTGGGAGAGTGCCAATGTGCGGGTCCACCTGACCGGCAAGGTGGTCGTTACTACCGGCTCACTCCCGCATGGGCAGGGTCTCGAAACAACCTTTGCTCAGATCGTTGCCGATGAGTTGGGTGTGCCGTATGAGGATGTCGAAATTCAATGGGGTGATACGCAAGGCACACCGTTCGGCTACGGCACGTATGGTTCACGCTCGCTGGCTGTCGGTGGCGTGGCGATTAAGCGTAGTGTCGATAAGATCAAGGAGAAGGCGCGTAAGCTGGCTGCCCACCTGCTCGAAGCGAACGAAGCTGACATTGTCTTCGAGAACGGTCGCGCTTACGTCAAAGGTTCACCTGACAAGGCTAAGACCATCGGTGAGCTGGCAGCGGCGGCAGCAGTCGCCTACAATTTGCCGCCCGGTATGGAACCATTCCTCGACGAGACCAGCTACTACGATCCACCGAACTGTACCTTCCCCTTCGGTACCCACGTGAGCATTGTTGAGGTTGATCCTGAAACCGGTCACGTGAAGTTGCTGCGCTATATCGCCGTAGACGACTGCGGCAATCAGATCAATCCAATGATTGTTGAAGGTCAGATTCATGGCGGTATTGCGCAGGGTCTAGCACAAGCCCTCTACGAGAGTGCCGTCTACAACGAGGATGGTCAATTGCTCACCGGTACGCTGATGGACTACGCAGTCCCGACGGCAGCGATGGTTCCCCACATCGAAACCGACCATACGGTTACTCCATCGCCGGTTAATCCGTTGGGAGTCAAGGGTGCTGGTGAAGCAGGGACTATTGCTTCAGCGCAGTGCGTGATGAACGCCATTATCGATGCGCTGGCACCATTTGGGGTGAAACATCTCCAGATGCCGGCAACGCCGGAGCGGATCTGGAAAGCGATCCACGGCAGTAAGTGA
- a CDS encoding xanthine dehydrogenase family protein subunit M, whose translation MIPAPFDYYAPNSLAEALTLLQQHGDDAKILAGGHSLLPAMKLRLASPAVLIDINKVSELRGIKVNGTVEIGALTTWSAIEQDAALAKACPMLPEAVSLIGDIQVRNRGTIGGSLAHADPAADMPAVVLALDAHIHVEGPNGPRAIAATDFFTDMLSTALEPGEIITSITFNSLGPGEGAAYAKFPHPASRYAIVGAAAYVKMENGQVTACRVAITGAGPKAERQSAVEQALIGTDGSADAIAAAAAHAGEGMDMLGDIHASAEYRRAMCKVYAKRALLKAVERAR comes from the coding sequence ATGATTCCAGCCCCATTTGATTATTACGCGCCGAACAGTCTGGCCGAGGCGCTGACACTGCTACAGCAGCATGGTGACGACGCTAAGATTCTGGCCGGTGGTCACTCACTCCTCCCGGCAATGAAATTGCGTCTGGCCTCGCCAGCAGTCTTGATCGATATTAATAAGGTTTCTGAACTGCGCGGAATCAAGGTGAATGGTACGGTCGAGATCGGCGCCTTGACGACCTGGAGTGCTATCGAGCAAGATGCCGCACTAGCCAAAGCCTGCCCGATGCTGCCTGAAGCGGTCAGCTTGATTGGCGATATTCAAGTGCGTAATCGCGGCACCATTGGTGGGTCGCTTGCTCATGCCGATCCAGCCGCCGATATGCCGGCAGTAGTCCTTGCCCTCGATGCTCATATTCACGTTGAAGGCCCAAATGGACCGCGCGCGATTGCTGCTACTGATTTCTTCACCGATATGTTGAGCACAGCCCTCGAGCCGGGGGAAATTATTACCTCGATCACGTTCAACAGCCTTGGTCCGGGTGAAGGCGCCGCATACGCCAAGTTCCCTCATCCGGCCAGTCGGTATGCCATTGTTGGTGCGGCAGCCTACGTGAAAATGGAGAACGGTCAGGTCACGGCTTGTCGGGTAGCGATCACCGGTGCCGGCCCCAAGGCCGAACGCCAATCGGCGGTTGAGCAGGCATTGATCGGGACTGATGGTAGCGCTGATGCAATCGCTGCGGCTGCGGCTCATGCGGGTGAAGGAATGGACATGCTTGGCGATATTCACGCCAGTGCAGAGTATCGACGGGCGATGTGTAAGGTGTACGCGAAACGCGCGTTGCTCAAGGCGGTCGAACGGGCACGGTAA
- a CDS encoding carbon-nitrogen hydrolase family protein: MEFRVRVAAVQFGVGTDLTANAQTCLRMIDQAGKVRPNIMVLPEFINHLAWYESPEHCYAVSVAPNDPFLQAIAAKARLYRCYIKVNVTMRRAYGVVTGTNILFDPSGRICAMNDKQVLMGNENNFLTPATDIAPVIETEYGRLGMYACMDGVIPEVTRSLAIRGSHLLLNSLNSFAFDEASLHIPVRAAENKVFVAAANKVGSLVPEELRETVAARLKIAPEFLEGAGESQIVAPDGKILAKAPRRGEAVVFADIDLREAENKLRPDGTDIFLTRRPELYVTLGEPPQESYPESGASDVLAGVLQVSGRGQKVLAFAVEKVAEAVAAGAKLVVLPELFHITTFDHVEEVSTEMIRVLQVVAGNCYIATSIVEDETHTGILFNQHGVVLKQPQLHPCGRHPWSRLGNALNVFDCEWGRIALIVGNDSIYPETFRLAALQGVEVVAVPTQVLEEWELTLGFRERAAENRMNVLVASSTTSAIYAITKDFTLWTEWSERPFDGNINAPVVTMIRSDGLKLAEIHPAAAANKMISYRTHLLNSRPWRLMQPIIS; this comes from the coding sequence ATGGAATTTCGGGTTCGAGTGGCGGCAGTCCAATTCGGTGTAGGTACAGATCTGACCGCTAATGCGCAGACGTGTCTGCGCATGATTGACCAGGCAGGGAAGGTTCGACCGAACATCATGGTTCTGCCAGAATTTATCAATCACCTTGCGTGGTATGAAAGTCCTGAACACTGCTACGCTGTGTCGGTTGCGCCGAATGACCCCTTCTTGCAGGCTATCGCAGCTAAAGCTAGGTTGTATCGCTGCTATATAAAGGTTAATGTTACCATGCGTCGGGCGTATGGCGTGGTCACAGGCACGAATATTCTGTTCGACCCAAGCGGGCGGATCTGTGCCATGAACGACAAGCAAGTCTTAATGGGAAATGAAAACAACTTCCTGACCCCTGCTACTGACATTGCTCCAGTGATTGAAACGGAATATGGACGGCTGGGAATGTATGCCTGTATGGATGGTGTCATTCCCGAAGTAACTCGATCGCTCGCCATTCGGGGATCACACTTGCTGCTCAATAGCCTGAACTCATTTGCGTTTGATGAGGCTTCGCTGCACATTCCCGTGCGCGCAGCGGAGAATAAAGTGTTTGTGGCTGCTGCCAATAAGGTCGGTTCACTTGTTCCTGAAGAACTGCGAGAAACAGTCGCAGCGCGATTGAAAATTGCTCCCGAATTTCTTGAAGGGGCAGGAGAAAGTCAAATTGTTGCCCCAGATGGCAAGATTCTCGCGAAAGCGCCAAGGAGGGGTGAAGCGGTGGTTTTTGCAGATATTGATCTGCGTGAGGCGGAAAATAAGCTGCGCCCTGACGGTACGGATATTTTCTTGACCCGACGCCCTGAATTGTATGTCACTTTGGGAGAACCCCCTCAGGAGAGTTACCCCGAGAGCGGGGCTTCCGATGTACTGGCGGGGGTTCTTCAAGTGTCAGGTAGAGGACAGAAGGTGCTCGCGTTTGCGGTAGAAAAAGTTGCAGAAGCTGTAGCAGCAGGAGCAAAACTTGTTGTGCTGCCGGAGTTATTTCATATCACCACATTCGATCATGTAGAAGAGGTCTCCACTGAGATGATACGTGTGCTTCAGGTTGTAGCAGGGAATTGTTACATTGCTACTTCAATTGTGGAAGACGAGACCCACACGGGCATATTATTTAATCAACACGGAGTGGTACTGAAACAGCCCCAGCTACACCCTTGTGGTAGACACCCATGGTCCAGGTTAGGAAACGCATTAAACGTATTTGATTGTGAATGGGGTCGCATAGCGCTGATAGTAGGGAATGACTCGATTTATCCAGAAACGTTCCGTCTGGCGGCATTGCAAGGCGTTGAAGTAGTTGCTGTACCGACACAGGTTTTAGAAGAGTGGGAACTGACATTAGGATTTAGGGAGCGTGCCGCCGAAAACAGAATGAATGTCTTAGTGGCTAGTTCAACTACAAGTGCCATCTACGCTATTACCAAAGATTTCACCCTGTGGACCGAATGGAGCGAGCGTCCCTTCGATGGCAACATAAACGCTCCGGTTGTCACGATGATACGCAGTGATGGTCTGAAATTAGCTGAGATTCATCCGGCAGCGGCAGCGAACAAGATGATATCATATCGCACTCATCTGTTAAATAGTAGACCCTGGAGACTGATGCAGCCGATAATTTCCTGA
- a CDS encoding NAD(P)/FAD-dependent oxidoreductase: protein MNSISPQFPVLIVGAGPVGLSLALALARKGVPAEVFEKDPELNVQIRASTFHPRTLELFHKWGVAEDVIQQGYKVNRLQYWERWPRQLIAEFDYAHIAGDTPFPYRLQCPQHIVTRILKPAVEASPTGRVHMGHELIDFTDHGTHVTARFATAYGIVERQGAYLVGADGSHSTVRKRLNINFKGKTYEDRFLLIGSDLKISSLFPNAAPVCYIFDPQEWVIILNLPDIVRVVFRMTNDEDEAIALREENLRARMGNFFGQLPAFNIKTTQLYRVHQRVADTFRVGRIILVGDAAHNNNPAGGMGMNSGIHDAANLADKLYRIQSGEPESLLNVYAEERRRYAMESVQLYTDQQYTSMVMSDEAERKRRNEILSATAKDPTRARAYLLRASMLEDRI, encoded by the coding sequence ATGAACTCGATAAGTCCTCAGTTCCCCGTATTGATCGTAGGTGCAGGTCCGGTTGGTCTTTCACTTGCACTGGCATTAGCGCGGAAGGGTGTCCCTGCTGAGGTCTTTGAGAAAGATCCCGAACTTAACGTGCAAATTCGCGCTAGTACTTTTCATCCCAGAACTTTGGAGTTGTTCCATAAATGGGGTGTTGCAGAGGATGTCATTCAGCAGGGATATAAGGTGAACCGTCTGCAGTACTGGGAACGCTGGCCTCGGCAGTTAATTGCCGAATTCGATTATGCCCATATTGCTGGCGACACACCTTTCCCATATCGATTACAATGTCCACAACACATTGTTACACGTATTTTGAAACCCGCCGTCGAAGCCAGCCCGACAGGTAGGGTTCATATGGGGCACGAGCTGATAGACTTTACCGATCACGGAACCCATGTGACCGCACGCTTTGCTACTGCGTATGGGATCGTTGAGCGCCAGGGTGCGTATCTTGTTGGAGCAGATGGCTCTCATAGCACAGTTCGCAAGCGACTAAACATTAACTTCAAGGGAAAAACATATGAAGATCGCTTCTTACTAATCGGTAGCGATCTTAAGATTAGCTCTCTATTCCCCAATGCAGCACCGGTGTGCTACATCTTTGACCCCCAAGAATGGGTCATTATTCTGAATTTGCCCGACATCGTGCGCGTTGTGTTTCGGATGACAAATGACGAAGATGAAGCGATAGCTTTACGAGAGGAAAATCTGCGGGCGCGTATGGGGAATTTCTTCGGCCAGTTGCCCGCTTTCAATATTAAGACGACGCAACTGTATCGTGTTCACCAGCGCGTTGCCGATACATTTCGGGTCGGACGCATCATTTTAGTCGGCGATGCTGCACATAACAATAACCCTGCTGGTGGAATGGGTATGAATAGTGGTATTCATGATGCTGCCAATTTAGCCGATAAATTGTATCGCATACAGAGCGGAGAACCGGAGTCCCTGCTCAACGTATATGCCGAAGAGCGTCGGCGATATGCGATGGAGTCGGTGCAGCTTTACACCGACCAGCAGTACACGAGCATGGTAATGAGCGATGAGGCAGAGCGGAAGCGCAGAAACGAAATCCTCTCTGCGACCGCCAAAGATCCGACGCGAGCGCGGGCATATCTATTGCGAGCAAGTATGTTGGAAGATCGAATATAA